One region of Agrobacterium tumefaciens genomic DNA includes:
- a CDS encoding phospholipase D family protein: MTAFTVFIAMVLLVVGPALFVVISKQREKAIPKRPSTALPVAEDATGLDRHWQSIRNGWNEKNALCLLHSNLDAFAVRMAAARAAGRSLDLMYYMWNADLTGRLMMREVIAAADRGVRVRLLLDDLGVSMSDRIFHAIDSHPNIELRLFNPTRARENILYRSLELVLRFRSVNRRMHNKAWIADGRAVIVGGRNIGDAYFDAAERANFHDFDILGFGRIVADATEIFDDYWNSAVSVPVRSLLARRPSKLARLRRELAALPKSEAAKPYLERVENQYGSGHFLMSDRLHWVDEADVLADPPEKAAGKRRNGHNFLMESLLPLMQEANDSLHITSPYFIPGKQGLDIFANLAERGVSVAILTNSLAATDVAAVHAGYARYRKPLLLGGVRLRELRAQADQPSFTLRGSGQASLHTKAFSRDGKTGYIGSLNFDPRSASLNTEMGVVFTSAPLVARMDEIFSEEIRRSMSFELDIDNGNRIVWMTEEHGQPRTYRREPDAAISRRIVAGIMRFLPLESQL; this comes from the coding sequence GTGACTGCATTTACGGTCTTTATCGCCATGGTGCTGCTGGTCGTCGGACCAGCCCTGTTTGTTGTCATCAGCAAGCAGCGGGAAAAGGCCATTCCCAAACGCCCCTCAACTGCCCTGCCCGTTGCCGAGGATGCGACCGGGCTCGACCGCCACTGGCAGTCGATAAGGAACGGCTGGAACGAGAAAAACGCGCTCTGCCTGCTGCATTCCAATCTGGATGCCTTCGCAGTGCGTATGGCGGCCGCGCGGGCGGCTGGGCGCAGCCTTGATCTGATGTATTACATGTGGAACGCCGATCTGACCGGTCGGCTGATGATGCGCGAGGTCATTGCCGCGGCAGATCGCGGCGTGCGCGTGAGGCTGCTTCTGGACGATCTCGGCGTCTCGATGTCTGACCGCATCTTCCACGCCATCGACAGCCATCCCAATATCGAGCTGCGGCTGTTCAACCCAACCAGGGCGCGGGAAAACATCCTGTATCGAAGCCTGGAACTGGTCCTCCGATTTCGAAGCGTCAACCGGCGCATGCACAACAAGGCGTGGATTGCCGATGGACGCGCCGTGATCGTTGGCGGCCGTAATATTGGCGACGCCTATTTCGATGCCGCCGAACGGGCCAATTTCCACGATTTCGACATTCTTGGTTTCGGCAGGATAGTTGCGGATGCCACCGAAATCTTCGACGACTACTGGAACAGCGCCGTTTCCGTTCCCGTGCGCTCGCTTCTGGCGCGCAGGCCGAGCAAGCTTGCCAGGTTAAGGCGCGAGCTTGCTGCGCTGCCGAAAAGCGAGGCTGCCAAACCCTATCTCGAGCGCGTCGAAAACCAATATGGCAGCGGTCATTTCCTGATGTCGGACCGCCTGCACTGGGTCGATGAAGCCGACGTGCTTGCCGACCCGCCGGAAAAAGCAGCGGGAAAACGCCGCAACGGCCACAACTTCCTGATGGAGAGCCTGCTGCCGCTGATGCAGGAGGCAAATGACAGCCTGCACATCACCTCCCCTTATTTCATTCCCGGCAAACAGGGCTTGGACATTTTTGCAAACCTTGCCGAGCGCGGCGTCTCGGTTGCCATCCTCACCAACTCGCTGGCTGCAACAGATGTTGCCGCCGTTCACGCAGGTTACGCACGGTATCGAAAGCCGCTTCTGCTGGGCGGGGTGCGACTGCGTGAACTGCGTGCACAGGCGGACCAGCCAAGCTTTACGCTTCGCGGTTCAGGACAGGCGAGCCTCCACACCAAGGCTTTCTCCCGCGACGGCAAGACCGGCTATATCGGCTCGCTCAATTTCGATCCGCGCTCTGCTTCTCTCAACACGGAAATGGGCGTCGTTTTCACCTCAGCCCCGCTGGTTGCGCGCATGGACGAGATATTCAGCGAAGAGATCCGCCGCTCGATGAGCTTCGAGCTGGATATAGACAACGGCAATCGCATCGTCTGGATGACCGAAGAACACGGCCAGCCGAGGACATACCGACGCGAACCGGACGCTGCCATCAGCCGCCGGATCGTCGCGGGCATCATGCGTTTCCTGCCGCTCGAGTCTCAGCTTTGA
- a CDS encoding ArsR/SmtB family transcription factor has translation MTENDIFRALADPTRRAIFEKLADGAQNASALREGIGISQPAMSQHLAVLRGAGLVVERRQGRFVNYEVDPDGLTRIATWLGKYRAYWPQRVEALKLLLKDMDQ, from the coding sequence ATGACAGAGAATGATATTTTCCGGGCGCTGGCCGATCCGACACGCCGCGCTATTTTCGAAAAGCTCGCGGATGGTGCCCAGAACGCTTCCGCCTTGCGTGAGGGTATCGGTATCAGCCAGCCGGCCATGTCGCAGCATCTTGCCGTGCTGCGGGGGGCGGGGCTGGTCGTCGAACGGCGGCAGGGTCGTTTCGTCAATTACGAGGTCGATCCGGATGGGCTGACACGGATTGCGACATGGCTTGGCAAATACCGCGCCTACTGGCCGCAGCGCGTAGAAGCACTGAAGCTCTTGCTGAAGGATATGGATCAATGA
- a CDS encoding response regulator, whose amino-acid sequence MNFLGITGMQYSGVPFTNCRILLAEDTNVFTQMVSMRLKELLGVSVEVCRNFEELQACYEHSAEPVTLAISNINLPGAENGEALEYLIDLSIPTIVFTSTFHEATRETLIAKNVVDYILKDNIFAVDMLTESICRFLTNHRHHVLIVDDSPTARALLSSRLKRYNFRVSLADSGAKALEILKANPDIGLVVTDYNMPDIDGFELTRRIRTVRGSHELRIIGVSSSTNRLLSARFLKAGGNDFMLRPFIDEEFYCRVNQNLDTLVQIQLAKAGVRPAA is encoded by the coding sequence ATGAATTTTCTGGGCATTACGGGCATGCAATATTCGGGTGTGCCATTTACCAATTGCCGCATTTTGCTTGCGGAAGATACCAATGTGTTCACCCAGATGGTGAGCATGCGCCTGAAGGAATTGCTGGGCGTTTCCGTGGAGGTGTGCCGCAACTTCGAGGAGTTGCAGGCGTGCTACGAACACTCGGCCGAACCCGTGACGCTTGCGATTTCCAACATCAATCTTCCGGGGGCGGAGAACGGCGAGGCGCTGGAATATCTGATCGATCTTTCGATCCCGACCATCGTTTTCACCAGCACGTTCCATGAGGCGACCCGCGAAACGCTGATCGCCAAGAATGTGGTCGACTACATTCTGAAAGACAATATCTTTGCCGTGGACATGCTGACGGAATCCATCTGTCGGTTCCTCACCAACCACCGCCACCATGTGCTGATCGTGGACGACAGCCCAACGGCGCGGGCGCTGCTTTCCAGCCGCCTCAAGCGTTATAATTTCCGCGTCAGCCTTGCCGATAGCGGTGCGAAGGCGCTCGAAATCCTGAAGGCCAATCCCGATATCGGGCTGGTGGTGACAGACTACAACATGCCCGATATTGACGGTTTCGAACTGACACGGCGCATCCGCACCGTGCGCGGCTCGCACGAGTTGCGCATCATCGGCGTTTCCTCTTCCACCAACCGGCTTTTGTCGGCGCGGTTCCTGAAGGCGGGTGGCAACGATTTCATGCTGCGGCCCTTCATCGACGAGGAATTTTATTGCCGCGTCAACCAGAACCTCGACACGCTGGTGCAGATACAGCTGGCCAAGGCTGGCGTGAGACCGGCGGCCTGA
- a CDS encoding SRPBCC family protein, with the protein MNRELPPAPKPAIELEYDLDEPPQKVWRAISIPAFREHWLPKEALAEPEAIRITPGKEVCYRMRDDVPPFLESTVTFRIAPNASGGTSLRVIHELPITSSGRMTKAAANHNRSPIKLAA; encoded by the coding sequence ATGAACAGGGAACTGCCCCCAGCACCCAAACCCGCTATCGAGCTGGAATATGATCTCGATGAGCCGCCGCAAAAAGTCTGGCGTGCGATCAGCATTCCGGCCTTCCGTGAACACTGGTTGCCGAAGGAGGCTTTGGCTGAACCCGAGGCGATCAGGATCACCCCGGGGAAGGAGGTCTGTTACAGGATGCGGGATGACGTTCCGCCATTTCTGGAAAGCACCGTCACCTTCAGGATTGCACCCAACGCGAGCGGCGGCACCAGCCTGCGGGTCATTCATGAGTTGCCCATCACCAGTTCCGGTCGGATGACAAAGGCCGCCGCAAACCACAACCGTTCGCCCATCAAGCTCGCCGCCTGA